The DNA window CCGACGACACCGAGATCACCGGCCCGGACGCCCTGGACGGCAAGAACCTCTGCTCGGTGACCGGTTCGACCTCCGCCCAGAAGATCAAGGACGAGTACTCCTCCGGCGTGGAGCTGGTGGAGCAGGGCGGCTACGCCGAGTGCGTGACCTACCTCGAGTCCGGCCAGGTCGACGCCGTGACCACGGACGACATCATCCTCGCCGGCCTGGCCGCGACCCCGGAGAACTCCGGCAAGTTCAAGGTCGTCGGCAACGCCTTCAGCGTCGAGCGCTACGGCGTGGGCATCCCCACCGGTTCCGAGAACTGCTCGGGCATCAACGACGCCATCACCAAGATGAAGGAGGACGGCGCCTGGCAGAAGGCGCTGGACACCGCCACCGAGGGCACCGGCTACGCGCCCTCCGAGGAGCTGAACAGCGGCGCCGACGCCCAGCTCGAGTCCTGCGACGACTGAGCTGACCTCCTCCCACCGATGACGGTGACGGGACGGGCCGCAGCCCGTCCCGCCACCGCCCTCCCCGTCGCCTGACGGACCCATCGGCGGCCGCAGGCCCCCGGACAGGAAGCACATGAACGGATTCCTCGACGTCTTCACCGAGTACGACGTGCTCGGCGCCTTCTGGATGAACATCAAGCTGACGGCCTTCGCCGCCGTCGGCTCCTTCGTGCTGGGCGTCGTGCTGGCCCTGTTCCGGATCTCACCGGTGGGCTCGTTCCGGGCCATCGGCACCGGCTACGTCAACATCGTCCGCAACACCCCGCTGACGATCATCATGGTGCTCGGCGTGCTCGCGGTCTGGGGCCAGCTCAAGGTCACCTTCTTCTCCAGCTTCGACCTGAACTTCTTCACCTACGCGGTGATCGCCCTGACGCTCTACCACGCCTCCTTCGTGTGCGAGGCGATCCGGTCCGGGGTGAACACCGTGCCGCTGGGGCAGGTGGAGGCGGCGCGCGCCATCGGCCTCACCTTCCTCCCCGCAGCCCGGATCGTGGTGCTCCCGCAGGCTCTGCGCGGAGCGATCACGCCGCTGGGCAACACCCTCATCGCCCTGACCAAGAACACGACGGTCGCCGCAGCCGCCTCGGTGGCGGAGGCCTCCGGCCTGATGCGCACCATGCTCGAGTTCAACCCGGATCTGATGATCTACATCTTCCTCACGATCGCCATCGGCTTCTGCGCGATCGTCATCCCCATGGGCCTGGTGACCACCTGGCTCTCCGACAAGCTGGCGGTGGCCCGATGAGCGCGCAGCCCGGCGTCCTCTTCGACGCCCCCGGACCGAAGGCCCGGCGCAACGTCCTGATCGCGAACGTGATCGCCCTCCTCGGAGTGCTGGCGATCGCCGCCCTGGTGCTGATGCAGCTGAACACCCAGGGCCAGCTCGCCCCGCAGAAGTGGCTCAGCGCCGTGAACGGCAGCGCCTGGTCCAACTACTACCTGCCCGGTCTGCAGTTCACGCTGCAGTCCTCCGGCATCGCCGTGATCACCGCGATGCTGTTCGGTCTGGTGTTCGGATTCCTGCGCCTGGCCCCCTTCGCGATCGTCCGCGGAGCCGCCGGCGTGGTCGTGGAGTTCTTCCGCGCCGTGCCGGTGCTGGTGATGATGTTCTTCCTGTACTTCTTCCTCGCGCGGAACGTCGCTTCCGCAGGGTTCATCGCCAACGAGGACTCCGCCTACTTCGCCGTGATCATCGGCCTGACCGTCTACAACGGCGCGGTCATCGCCGAGCTGATCCGCTCCGGGGTGAGGTCGCTGCCGAAGGGGCAGCGGGAGGCCGCCGCCGCGATCGGCATGACCAACGGCCAGTCCCTGCGGATCGTGGAGATCCCGCAGGCGCTCACGGCGATGCTGCCCTCGCTGCTCAGCCAGTTCGTGGTGATCCTCAAGGATTCCGCGCTCGGATACATGATCGGCTTCTACGAGCTCCTGCAGTATTCGCGCCAGCTCGGCTCGGGATATTCCAACATTCTGCAGACCCTCGTGGTCGGAGCGCTGATATTCATCGCGATCAACTACCTCCTCACGAAGGTGGCGTCCTGGCTGGCGGGCAGGCTGTCCTCCCGCACCGGCGGTGATACGGCTCCCACCACGTCCACCACGATGGCTCCCACCCCGCAGGCGGGCGTGCGGTGACCTGCGCCGACGGTCGCGCGGCCGTCTGATCTCCGCTCGACGCCGGGGCCGGAGGGCAGGGCGGGGGATGAGAGCTTGACCGCTCGGACTGGGAGGAGTGCACAGAATCCTTTTAGACTTCTTGACCAATGGTCGCCGAAATCGAGTCCCCGCGTGATGCCCTCCTCGACACCCGTGTCGCCGGCGGGCGTCATCTCCTGCGTGAACGCTCGTGGTGGGACCGCCTGACCTCGGCTCCGAGTCTCGCCATCGCCCTGCTGCTGGTGATCCTGCTGGCCGCCGGACCCCTCCAGCCGATGGACCTCTTCCTGGCCAAGCGCTGGCTGTACCGCATCGAGCCGGGGCTGCTGCCGTTCGCGCAGGACGTGCTGGATCCCATCGCCGGCCAGATGGTCTGCCTGCCGGTCCTGCTGCTCGTCGCCGCGGTGATCGCCCGGAAGCTGCGCTCCTGGCGCCCGCTGCTCATCGCGGGCCTGGCCGAGCTGGGGTTCCTGGCGGGCGTCGGCTCGATGAAGGTCATCCTCGCCCGCGGCGTGACCTACGAGCGTGACCCGCGCTTCTTCGAGGCGGGGTTCCTCGACATGGGGGCGAAGGGCATCAGCTTCCCCTCCGGTCACGCCTCCGAGGCGGTGCTGATCTACGGTGCCGCCGTGTACCTCATCGCCCGGTACACCGACGCCTCGCAGCGCCTGGTGCGGATCCTGACCGGGGTGGTCGTGGCGATCTGCATCAACTCCGTGACCGTCTCGTTCCTCATCGGCTGGCACTGGGCGAGCGATCTCGTCGGCGGGCTCCTCGCCGGGGGTCTCTTCCTGCGCCTGATCGTCGACTGGGACGAGCGCTCCCGGCGGCGATCCGAGGACCTCGGCGCGGAGCCGATCCCCGAGAGCGCCTGAGCGCGGCCCCGGGGCGCCCTCAGCGCCCGGGCTCCTCGGCCGGCCACGCGTTCGGCACGCAGCCCTGCAGATCGATCGACTGCTGGAGCATCACAGGGGCGGGCTCGCCGTCCGCCCCGCACTTCTCGTGGCCGTGCCCGAGGAAGTGCCCCACCTCGTGGTTGATCATGTACGCGCGGTAGGGCCCGAGCTCCTCGTAGGTCGGGGTGGCGTGCAGCCAGCGGTCCGAGTTCAGCGCGACGTCCGGCCCGATCCGGCAGCTCCACAGGCCCCCGGTCCTCGCCGGGAGGCACAGCTCGTCGACTGTCGGAGGAGAGGCCAGGGAGATGGTGAACTCGGCCTCCTCGAGCGTCGCGACCTGCTGGAAGGTCACCTCCTCGAGGTCCTGCCAGCCCCGGGGATCCGCCAGGACCTCCGCGATCGCCGCAGCCGCCTCATCGGCCTCGATGCCGGTCCCGCCCTCGACGCGCACGGCATAGCGATGCACAGTGGATCCTGGGTCCGACGGGGCGGCGACAGGGCCGGCGACAGGGTCGGCGACCATCCAGGTGCCGTCGCCGACCGTGCCGCTGCGCACGATCTCCTGCTCGTCGGCCGTCGCGCCGTCCTCCTGTCCCTCGGACTCCGGGGTGGGGGAGGAGAGCGCGGACTTCTTCTCCGCGGCGGCCCCGCCCGCGTCGCTCGTCGCCGTGGAGGGATCGCCGGAGGTCGCGGGCGGCTCGGCCGCGCCGTCGCGGAGGGCGCGGACGATCGAGATCAGTGCCAGGACCAGAAGCAGGACCGCCAGCAGCACCACGACGGAGCGGACCTGCCGTCCGCGACGAGTGAGCCGGAGGGGGGATCGGGGCGCCGTGGGCTGGGTCACAGGGGTACGTTACGGGAGGTCGCCGCCGGTCACCGGCAGGAACACACGCGCGGAGCCGTCCCTCAGGCGGCGTCTCCCGGCGCCTCCGCGGGACCGTCCTCCTCGCGCAGGCGCGGTTCGACCCGCAGGGACGGGTGGTAGCCGGAGCAGTCCGCGTAGAAGTCGCGGATCCGGTCCATGTCCGCGCCGATGTCGCCGGTCAGCTCGATGCTCGGGCCGAGGCCGGTGGTCATCGTGGTGCGGTCCACGTAGCCCAGCACCACCGGCATGCCGGTCCGACGGGCGATGCGGTAGAAGCCGGACTTCCACACCTCGTGCGCGCCGCGGGTGCCGTCGGGGGTGATCACCAGGCCGAACACCTCGCCGGAGTGTGCCCGTGCCACGACCTCCTCGACCACGCGGGACGGATCCGAGCGGTCCACCGGGATCCCGCCGAGGGCTCGCATCAGCGGCCCGCGCCAGGAGGTGAACAGGGTGTGCTTGCCCAACCAGCGCAGCGGCATCCGCAGATGCCAGGCGATGGCCAGCATGAACACGAAGTCCCAGTTCGAGGTGTGCGGGGCGCCGATGATCACGGCGGGGCGCTGCGGAGCGGGCTCCGAGACGAGCTTCCAGGGGCTGAGGGCCCAGAAGGCTCGGGAGAGGAGGTGACGGAGCATGCGCTCAACCTAGGCCAGATCCACCGCCAGGGGGGCATCCATCCAGCGGCCGCCCCGACGCCACGACGGTTCCGGGTCAGTCGGAGCCGGGCTGACGCCGCGACTGCTTCAGGGAGGACCGCTGCCGCTTGGCCTCGAGCCGTCGACGCTTCGAGCCCTTGGTGGGCCGGGTCGCTCGGCGCACCACCACCGGCGCCACCGCCTCGCGCAGCAGCGCGGCGAGCCGCTCACGGGCCGCGCGACGGTTCTGGCGCTGGGAGCGCTGCTCGGCGGCGGTGACGGTGAGCACCGAGCCGGATGAGCGGGCGGACAGACGGGCGAGGACCCGGGCGCGCTGCACCTCGTCCAGCGCTGTGGTGGCGGCGAGATCCAGGCTCAGCTGCACGCGGGAATCGGTGGTGTTCACCCCCTGCCCGCCGGGGCCGGAGGCATGGGAGAACTGCTCACGCAGCTCGGCCGCCGGCACGCGCAGGCCACGGGGCGCCCCCGGGCCCGGCGTCACCAGCAGATCGTCCATGCCTCCAGTGTCCCGTACGGGAGGATTGCTCGCCGCTCAGCGGACCGGCACGCCGCAGGGGTGGTCGTCGCGGTCCGACGGGGGCACGATGGGTGCATGGCCGATCCGAAGCAGACCCTGACCCCCACCGAGATCGAGGAGGCCGCCCTCGCCGAGTGGCGACAGGACGGCGAGACCCTCGTCGCGCGGTTCGCCACCGGCGACTTCGCC is part of the Brachybacterium ginsengisoli genome and encodes:
- a CDS encoding DUF3152 domain-containing protein codes for the protein MTQPTAPRSPLRLTRRGRQVRSVVVLLAVLLLVLALISIVRALRDGAAEPPATSGDPSTATSDAGGAAAEKKSALSSPTPESEGQEDGATADEQEIVRSGTVGDGTWMVADPVAGPVAAPSDPGSTVHRYAVRVEGGTGIEADEAAAAIAEVLADPRGWQDLEEVTFQQVATLEEAEFTISLASPPTVDELCLPARTGGLWSCRIGPDVALNSDRWLHATPTYEELGPYRAYMINHEVGHFLGHGHEKCGADGEPAPVMLQQSIDLQGCVPNAWPAEEPGR
- a CDS encoding amino acid ABC transporter permease → MNGFLDVFTEYDVLGAFWMNIKLTAFAAVGSFVLGVVLALFRISPVGSFRAIGTGYVNIVRNTPLTIIMVLGVLAVWGQLKVTFFSSFDLNFFTYAVIALTLYHASFVCEAIRSGVNTVPLGQVEAARAIGLTFLPAARIVVLPQALRGAITPLGNTLIALTKNTTVAAAASVAEASGLMRTMLEFNPDLMIYIFLTIAIGFCAIVIPMGLVTTWLSDKLAVAR
- a CDS encoding glutamate ABC transporter substrate-binding protein, translating into MRKKLASAAAIAAAATLALSACSPSQSGGGEGGSDDGGGDGLRIGIKYDQPGLGFREGDGAPTGFDVEVAKYVAGELGYAEDEIEWVQTPSANRENALEGGEVDMIFATYSITDERDERIDFAGPYFVAGQDLLVRADDTEITGPDALDGKNLCSVTGSTSAQKIKDEYSSGVELVEQGGYAECVTYLESGQVDAVTTDDIILAGLAATPENSGKFKVVGNAFSVERYGVGIPTGSENCSGINDAITKMKEDGAWQKALDTATEGTGYAPSEELNSGADAQLESCDD
- the arfB gene encoding alternative ribosome rescue aminoacyl-tRNA hydrolase ArfB translates to MDDLLVTPGPGAPRGLRVPAAELREQFSHASGPGGQGVNTTDSRVQLSLDLAATTALDEVQRARVLARLSARSSGSVLTVTAAEQRSQRQNRRAARERLAALLREAVAPVVVRRATRPTKGSKRRRLEAKRQRSSLKQSRRQPGSD
- a CDS encoding phosphatase PAP2 family protein; protein product: MVAEIESPRDALLDTRVAGGRHLLRERSWWDRLTSAPSLAIALLLVILLAAGPLQPMDLFLAKRWLYRIEPGLLPFAQDVLDPIAGQMVCLPVLLLVAAVIARKLRSWRPLLIAGLAELGFLAGVGSMKVILARGVTYERDPRFFEAGFLDMGAKGISFPSGHASEAVLIYGAAVYLIARYTDASQRLVRILTGVVVAICINSVTVSFLIGWHWASDLVGGLLAGGLFLRLIVDWDERSRRRSEDLGAEPIPESA
- a CDS encoding amino acid ABC transporter permease — translated: MSAQPGVLFDAPGPKARRNVLIANVIALLGVLAIAALVLMQLNTQGQLAPQKWLSAVNGSAWSNYYLPGLQFTLQSSGIAVITAMLFGLVFGFLRLAPFAIVRGAAGVVVEFFRAVPVLVMMFFLYFFLARNVASAGFIANEDSAYFAVIIGLTVYNGAVIAELIRSGVRSLPKGQREAAAAIGMTNGQSLRIVEIPQALTAMLPSLLSQFVVILKDSALGYMIGFYELLQYSRQLGSGYSNILQTLVVGALIFIAINYLLTKVASWLAGRLSSRTGGDTAPTTSTTMAPTPQAGVR
- a CDS encoding 1-acyl-sn-glycerol-3-phosphate acyltransferase, which codes for MLRHLLSRAFWALSPWKLVSEPAPQRPAVIIGAPHTSNWDFVFMLAIAWHLRMPLRWLGKHTLFTSWRGPLMRALGGIPVDRSDPSRVVEEVVARAHSGEVFGLVITPDGTRGAHEVWKSGFYRIARRTGMPVVLGYVDRTTMTTGLGPSIELTGDIGADMDRIRDFYADCSGYHPSLRVEPRLREEDGPAEAPGDAA